The genomic stretch CACGGCCCACCAACAACACCGGGCGATCCTTACCCTGAGCGTGGTCCTCTTCATAGGGAACCCAGGCCCAAACAACTTCCCCTGGGTCCGGGCGACCATCGGCTTGCGGTGCGTACAGCGCGTTAACGGTTCCCCGGAAATCCCCGGGATATCCGCCGAACTCCCAGCTTCCCGTGGCATTGCTGCTCGTTCTGGATGCGGTGGGCCGACCCGTCGAGGGTGAAGAACCGCTGCGGTTTGAGCCGCGGTTCGCGTTGGAACCCTGTTGCTTTGCTGCATCCCTCAGTGCGGATCCGAGTGCGCGGCCGATGAACCTGAGAATGGCTGAGGTATTGAACTTCATGTGGTCAAACTACCAGTTTGGACTCGCGTTCGCCTCGTGGTGCGACACCGTGGCCCTAGTCATGGGACAATGGCCTGTGCGCAGCAAGTTGCGCGCCCCTGAACATTTTCGTCCCCCATTAGCGAGGTCCC from Paeniglutamicibacter sp. Y32M11 encodes the following:
- a CDS encoding type II toxin-antitoxin system PemK/MazF family toxin; its protein translation is MKFNTSAILRFIGRALGSALRDAAKQQGSNANRGSNRSGSSPSTGRPTASRTSSNATGSWEFGGYPGDFRGTVNALYAPQADGRPDPGEVVWAWVPYEEDHAQGKDRPVLLVGRDANYLLALMLTSKDHTNTRTNDRDYLDVGTGAWDKQGRPSEVKLDRIIRLSEGGIRREGAILDRQNFARVAAGLASA